The proteins below come from a single Rosa rugosa chromosome 2, drRosRugo1.1, whole genome shotgun sequence genomic window:
- the LOC133733682 gene encoding mitochondrial dicarboxylate/tricarboxylate transporter DTC-like isoform X1 produces the protein MSFIIDQNKKKKTKPEYDVRFIERWPSLKPFVNGGLAAFLQGLTLYVPFAAIYYSPLLSPIRRSPRFLGFNILAKSCPDGIVIRTLSTSLQLGLFETLRNKAIASNDGMALTLYQEAACGLIAGGG, from the exons ATGAGCTTCATCATAGaccagaacaagaagaagaagaccaagcCAGAGTACGACGTGCGGTTTATTGAGCGTTGGCCGTCGCTAAAGCCCTTCGTCAATGGCGGACTCGCTGCGTTTCTTCAAGGCTTGACCCTTTATGTTCCTTTCGCTGCCATCTACTACTCCCCATTGTTATCTCCCATTCGCCGAAGTCCCAGATTTCTGGGCTTCAACATTCTTGCCAAG TCGTGTCCTGATGGGATTGTGATTCGTACTTTATCTACAAGCCTTCAACTTGGATTATTTGA GACTCTAAGAAACAAAGCAATTGCTAGCAATGATGGAATGGCATTAACTCTTTATCAGGAAGCTGCTTGCGGGTTGATTGCCGGGGGCGGCTGA
- the LOC133733682 gene encoding uncharacterized protein LOC133733682 isoform X2, protein MSFIIDQNKKKKTKPEYDVRFIERWPSLKPFVNGGLAAFLQGLTLYVPFAAIYYSPLLSPIRRSPRFLGFNILAKSCPDGIVIRTLSTSLQLGLFEKLLAG, encoded by the exons ATGAGCTTCATCATAGaccagaacaagaagaagaagaccaagcCAGAGTACGACGTGCGGTTTATTGAGCGTTGGCCGTCGCTAAAGCCCTTCGTCAATGGCGGACTCGCTGCGTTTCTTCAAGGCTTGACCCTTTATGTTCCTTTCGCTGCCATCTACTACTCCCCATTGTTATCTCCCATTCGCCGAAGTCCCAGATTTCTGGGCTTCAACATTCTTGCCAAG TCGTGTCCTGATGGGATTGTGATTCGTACTTTATCTACAAGCCTTCAACTTGGATTATTTGA GAAGCTGCTTGCGGGTTGA
- the LOC133732533 gene encoding multiple organellar RNA editing factor 1, mitochondrial, protein MAQNLLRLRRSLSSSSSLVANLHRSLSSTSALSSVPRSSSPSPSSSSSAVVQSLQFRFQSRSFRSSSFSSARPPYGSNNQNDEIGPDTILFEGCDYNHWLIVMDFPRDNKPSPEEMVRTYEETCARGLNISVEEAKKKIYACSTTTYTGFQVLMTEEESEKFNGVSGVIFVLPDSYIDPQNKEYGGDKYENGKITPRPPPFQYERQGSRYRDRNRYERQGPMPNQQGNSSYGQQGSPQGGGNYRTSQNYPPQTYAPPVQGEHRGHTPVNSPGGRDAYQPGRGPTPSYQGNYNQQVQGNRPQGEQSTYAPPGQGEYRGNDGTYGYGQGPSSGTHGHGLSGLQGPGTGGSYGQGPSGGSYGQGPSGGGYGQGPSAAGYGQGPSAAGYGQGPSAAGYGQGPSAAGYGQGPSAGSYGQGPRAGASGQGPVSSAQVQGPSAGYPGHGDQSFTQEEPRRMQGEQTNYAYMGQTGTDQGRY, encoded by the exons ATGGCGCAGAACCTTCTCCGCCTCCGGCGAAGCctaagcagcagcagcagcctcGTCGCAAATCTCCACCGTTCTCTATCGTCCACCTCCGCACTCTCCTCTGTCCCACGCTCCTCTTCCCCTTccccttcctcctcctcctccgccgttGTTCAATCTCTCCAATTCCGATTCCAATCTCGATCATTCAGGTCGTCCTCCTTCTCTTCTGCACGGCCGCCTTACGGTAGCAACAACCAAAATGACGAGATTGGCCCCGACACCATACTCTTCGAAGGCTGCGATTACAACCACTGGCTCATCGTCATGGATTTCCCCAGAGATAACAAGCCTTCTCCCGAAGAGATGGTCAGAACTTATGAGGAAACCTGTGCTAGAGGCTTGAATATCAG TGTGGAAGaggcaaaaaagaaaatttatgcTTGTAGCACAACAACGTATACAGGCTTTCAGGTGTTGATGACTGAGGAAGAGTCTGAGAAGTTTAATG GTGTATCTGGAGTTATTTTTGTGTTGCCCGATTCTTACATTGATCCACAAAACAAGGAGTATGGAG GAGACAAATATGAAAATGGGAAAATTACACCCAGACCGCCCCCATTTCAGTATGAGAGGCAGGGCTCAAGATACCGTGATCGTAACAGATACGAGCGACAAGGACCAATGCCAAATCAGCAAGGGAATTCCTCGTATGGCCAACAGGGTTCTccacaaggtggaggaaactaTAGGACTTCACAAAATTATCCACCCCAGACTTATGCCCCACCAGTACAAGGGGAACACAGAGGTCATACACCAGTTAATTCCCCTGGAGGAAGGGACGCATATCAGCCAGGTAGAGGTCCAACTCCTTCATATCAGGGCAATTACAACCAACAGGTGCAAGGGAACAGACCACAAGGAGAGCAGAGTACATATGCTCCTCCTGGTCAAGGGGAATATAGGGGTAATGATGGGACTTATGGTTATGGGCAAGGTCCAAGCTCTGGAACTCATGGACATGGTTTGAGTGGGCTTCAAGGCCCGGGAACAGGTGGATCTTATGGGCAAGGACCCAGTGGTGGATCTTATGGACAAGGACCGAGTGGTGGAGGTTATGGGCAAGGACCGAGTGCTGCAGGTTATGGGCAAGGACCGAGTGCCGCAGGTTATGGTCAAGGACCGAGTGCCGCAGGTTATGGTCAAGGACCGAGTGCCGCAGGTTATGGTCAAGGACCGAGTGCCGGAAGTTATGGCCAAGGACCGAGAGCTGGAGCTTCTGGACAAGGACCTGTATCTAGTGCTCAAGTCCAAGGACCCAGTGCTGGCTACCCTGGGCATGGAGATCAGAGTTTCACCCAAGAGGAGCCAAGGAGAATGCAAGGAGAACAAACAAACTATGCATACATGGGACAGACAGGAACTGACCAA ggaAGATATTAG
- the LOC133734639 gene encoding bidirectional sugar transporter SWEET5-like: protein MVHTYARFVVGVVGNVISGGLFLSPIPTFTQIWRKKDVEAFDPKPYLTTVLNCLFWCYYGLPFVNPNSILVVTINGIGLFIELMYLTIFFYYAAAKGRKRVAIYFICELILFGALVAATMLAIPEHKMAINRRLRAVVVGVICDFFNVLMYGSPLFNLKDVITTKSVKYMPFTLLVANFLNGCCWTSYALIGKVDYFILISNGLGAIFGAVQLMVYARYYKTTPKDEDLSSKTTNEVQLCTNV, encoded by the coding sequence ATGGTGCACACATATGCTAGATTCGTGGTCGGTGTGGTTGGGAACGTCATTTCTGGCGGCCTTTTCCTCTCTCCAATTCCTACGTTCACACAAATATGGAGAAAAAAAGATGTGGAAGCTTTCGATCCAAAACCTTACCTTACAACAGTGTTGAACTGTTTGTTCTGGTGTTACTATGGATTGCCATTCGTGAATCCAAACAGCATTTTAGTTGTCACTATTAATGGAATTGGGCTATTTATAGAGCTCATGTATCTTACCATATTCTTCTATTATGCCGCAGCAAAAGGACGAAAGAGGGTTGCTATATACTTTATATGTGAACTTATTTTATTTGGGGCTTTGGTGGCTGCAACTATGTTGGCAATACCTGAGCATAAGATGGCGATAAATCGACGTTTGAGGGCTGTCGTAGTTGGTGTGATCTGTGATTTTTTCAATGTTCTCATGTATGGCTCTCCCTTGTTCAACCTAAAAGATGTCATTACAACTAAGAGTGTGAAATATATGCCATTCACTCTCCTAGTGGCGAACTTCCTAAATGGTTGTTGCTGGACATCCTATGCTCTTATTGGAAAAGTGGACTACTTCATTTTAATTAGCAACGGACTCGGTGCAATTTTTGGAGCAGTTCAATTGATGGTTTATGCAAGATACTACAAAACTACACCAAAAGATGAAGACCTCTCTAGCAAGACTACTAATGAAGTGCAACTTTGTACTAACGTCTAA